A genomic window from Ideonella sp. WA131b includes:
- a CDS encoding DUF2909 domain-containing protein, with the protein MKVLMVLVLVAVLGALASAGFFMLKRDPGATSDDPAARDRRMARALAVRVGLCVALFIVILIGWAMGWVRPGGLPVPA; encoded by the coding sequence ATGAAGGTCCTGATGGTGCTGGTGCTCGTGGCGGTTCTGGGTGCGCTGGCCAGCGCCGGTTTTTTCATGCTCAAGCGCGACCCCGGCGCGACGAGCGACGACCCTGCTGCCCGCGACCGCCGCATGGCAAGGGCGCTGGCGGTGCGCGTGGGCTTGTGCGTGGCGCTGTTCATCGTCATCCTGATCGGTTGGGCGATGGGCTGGGTGCGGCCCGGCGGGCTGCCGGTGCCGGCCTGA